Part of the Bryobacteraceae bacterium genome is shown below.
CGAGCGGCGCGCGGTTGGTGATGGCCGAGGCCAAGAAGCTCTCGCCGAAGCCGATCCGCTACGTTTTCGACACCCATCACCACGGAGATCACGCCTACGCCAACGCCGTGTGGACTAAGGCCGGCGCCACCACCTTCGCGCACGCCAACGTGGTGAAGGAAATGGATGCGCGCGAACCGGCTCGCTGGCAGGACGCCGCCAAGAGCCGGCCGGATGTCGCCGAGTTGAATCTTCCGACCGCGGAGCGGCCGCAGAAGACTTTCACGAAGAGCCCGTACGTACTGAAGGACAGTACGCGCCGGATCGAGTTTCACCATTTTGGATGGGCGCACACCAAGGGCGATGGGTTCGCGTTTCTACCCAAGGAGAAGATTCTTTGCACGGGCGACGCGGTGGTCAACGGTCCGTACAACTACACGGGCGACGGACACGTCGGCAACTGGGCGAAAGTGGTGCGCGCGGCGCTGAAGCTTGGCGCCAACGTCGTGCTGCCGGGGCACGGTCCGCATGGCGGCGCGGAGATCCTGGAGGGCGAAGCGCGGTTCATGACGGAGCTGTACGCCGCCGCGCAGCGGGCGCACAACCTGAAGCAGCGGATCACCGATGTGGTGACGCTGAAGGACGGCAAGCCCGTCGCCACCCGGGTTACCCTGCCGGGGAACGTGAGCAACTGGGTGGGCGATGGGTTCCCGACGCAGGTGTTCGACGCGTACAAGGAGATCGAAGAGGGCAAGCCGCGCGGGGATCTCGGCTTCTAGGGCACTCGTAGCGAAAGGATTCCGACCGGCTGGCGTTGCCCGTTGTAGGCGACGGC
Proteins encoded:
- a CDS encoding MBL fold metallo-hydrolase, with protein sequence MTSLSRAPIAAVFALSAAGALYLTAQPNTVKKIADGVWFREGDLKGEGHCNNIVIEMKDYLVVIDANFPSGARLVMAEAKKLSPKPIRYVFDTHHHGDHAYANAVWTKAGATTFAHANVVKEMDAREPARWQDAAKSRPDVAELNLPTAERPQKTFTKSPYVLKDSTRRIEFHHFGWAHTKGDGFAFLPKEKILCTGDAVVNGPYNYTGDGHVGNWAKVVRAALKLGANVVLPGHGPHGGAEILEGEARFMTELYAAAQRAHNLKQRITDVVTLKDGKPVATRVTLPGNVSNWVGDGFPTQVFDAYKEIEEGKPRGDLGF